One genomic segment of Stenotrophomonas sp. 704A1 includes these proteins:
- the ubiE gene encoding bifunctional demethylmenaquinone methyltransferase/2-methoxy-6-polyprenyl-1,4-benzoquinol methylase UbiE, with protein sequence MSESPYKAGTTHFGFRDVAAKDKQKLVGQVFTSVARNYDLMNDLMSLGVHRAWKRYYVATAQVKPGDRVLDLAGGTGDIAALLKERVGAEGSVVLGDINAGMLSVGRDRLTNRGLVLGLDYVQCNAEALPFPDNSFDLVTIAFGLRNVTDKDAGLREMYRVLKVGGQARVLEFSEVTADWFKPIYDFHSFKILPKLGKLFANDSDSYQYLAESIRKHPPQEELKAMMGQAGFERCHYKNLTGGIVSIHSGYKL encoded by the coding sequence ATGAGCGAATCCCCCTACAAAGCCGGTACCACCCATTTCGGGTTCCGCGACGTTGCCGCCAAGGACAAGCAGAAGCTGGTCGGGCAGGTGTTCACCTCGGTCGCGCGCAACTACGACCTGATGAACGACCTGATGAGCCTGGGCGTGCACCGGGCGTGGAAGCGCTATTACGTGGCGACCGCGCAGGTGAAGCCGGGCGACCGCGTGCTCGACCTGGCGGGCGGCACCGGCGACATCGCCGCGCTGCTGAAGGAGCGTGTCGGCGCCGAGGGCTCGGTGGTGCTGGGCGACATCAACGCCGGCATGCTGTCGGTCGGCCGTGACCGCCTGACCAACCGCGGCCTGGTGCTCGGCCTGGATTACGTGCAGTGCAACGCCGAGGCCCTGCCGTTCCCGGACAACAGCTTCGACCTGGTGACCATCGCCTTCGGCCTGCGCAACGTGACCGACAAGGACGCCGGCCTGCGCGAGATGTACCGCGTGCTGAAGGTGGGCGGCCAGGCCCGCGTGCTGGAATTCTCCGAAGTCACCGCCGACTGGTTCAAGCCGATCTACGACTTCCACTCGTTCAAGATCCTGCCGAAGCTGGGCAAGCTGTTCGCCAACGATTCGGACAGCTACCAGTACCTGGCCGAAAGCATCCGCAAGCACCCGCCGCAGGAAGAGCTGAAGGCGATGATGGGGCAGGCCGGTTTCGAGCGCTGCCACTACAAGAACCTGACCGGCGGCATCGTTTCGATCCACTCCGGCTACAAGCTGTAA
- a CDS encoding nucleoside deaminase produces the protein MITTPDYQALLQTAIAEARQGLAEGGVPIGAALYHNDGRLLGCGHNRRVQEGDPSVHGETDAFRKAGRQRRYQDTIMVTTLAPCWYCSGLVRQFNIGTVVVGESRTFQGGIDWLRGNGVNVIDLDSQECVDLLGGFIAQHPEIWNEDIGE, from the coding sequence ATGATCACCACGCCCGACTACCAGGCCCTGCTGCAGACCGCCATCGCCGAAGCCCGCCAGGGCCTTGCCGAAGGCGGCGTGCCGATCGGCGCGGCCCTGTACCACAACGACGGCCGCCTGCTCGGCTGCGGCCACAACCGCCGCGTGCAGGAAGGCGACCCGTCGGTGCACGGCGAGACCGATGCGTTCCGCAAGGCCGGCCGCCAGCGCCGTTACCAGGACACCATCATGGTCACCACCCTGGCACCCTGCTGGTACTGCTCGGGCCTGGTGCGCCAGTTCAACATCGGCACCGTGGTGGTCGGCGAGTCGCGCACGTTCCAGGGCGGCATCGACTGGCTGCGCGGGAACGGCGTCAACGTGATCGACCTGGACAGCCAGGAATGCGTGGACCTGCTGGGCGGCTTCATTGCGCAGCATCCGGAAATCTGGAACGAAGACATCGGCGAATGA
- a CDS encoding M1 family metallopeptidase, which translates to MRNPLMLLPLAVALAAGCSQEAAAPAAAPTAEKAPAAPVNAENRSHDESSYAEPDKVVIKDIALDLKLDFDQKQIGGTATYTLEWKQKDAKQLVLDTRELTVSKVEAVGADGARSPLKFELAAADKVFGSKLTIETPAQPAKVEVTYHTAPTASGLQWLAPSMTEGKTLPFMFSQSQAIHARSWVPLQDTPSVRFTYSAHVVSRPDVMVLMSADNDPKAARDGDYTFKMPQPIPSYLLAIAAGDLVFEPISGRSGVWAEPTMVNKAAKEFEDTEKMIGAAEKLYGEYRWGRYDMLVLPPSFPFGGMENPRLTFATPTVIVGDKSLVSLVAHELAHSWSGNLVTNASWKDIWLNEGFTTYVQGRITEALYGKEMAEMEKQIDQTDLLAEVKDMSPADQALALPPLNERDPDEALSQVAYVKGSWFLEFLEQRFGRETFDPFLRGWFDDHAFQSANTDQFVAYLKKNLLPKNPSAVTEAELKAWLDEPGIPAFAAKAQSRNFSSVDTARIAFASAGTVPSSQVIADWSTQEWVRFIDGLGATQPLDKLATLDKAFHFTGTPNGEIAMRWYPLTLRSGYEQANEAASAFIERVGRRKLILPIYAEMVKTPKGLELAKQAFEKAKPGYHPITTASVQDMLSKAEAK; encoded by the coding sequence ATGCGTAATCCGCTGATGCTCCTTCCGCTGGCCGTGGCCCTGGCCGCCGGCTGCTCCCAGGAGGCGGCCGCGCCCGCCGCCGCCCCGACTGCCGAAAAGGCCCCCGCCGCCCCCGTGAACGCCGAGAACCGCAGCCACGACGAAAGCTCGTACGCCGAGCCGGACAAGGTCGTCATCAAGGACATCGCGCTGGACCTGAAGCTGGACTTCGACCAGAAGCAGATCGGCGGTACCGCCACCTACACCCTGGAATGGAAGCAGAAGGACGCCAAACAGCTGGTGCTCGACACCCGCGAGCTGACCGTGTCCAAGGTCGAGGCCGTCGGCGCCGACGGCGCGCGCAGCCCGCTGAAGTTCGAACTGGCTGCCGCCGACAAGGTGTTCGGCAGCAAGCTGACCATCGAGACCCCGGCGCAGCCGGCCAAGGTCGAGGTGACCTACCACACCGCACCGACCGCCTCGGGCCTGCAGTGGCTGGCGCCGTCGATGACCGAGGGCAAGACGCTGCCCTTCATGTTCAGCCAGTCGCAGGCCATCCACGCCCGTTCGTGGGTGCCGCTGCAGGACACCCCGAGCGTGCGCTTCACCTACAGCGCGCACGTGGTCTCGCGCCCGGACGTGATGGTGCTGATGAGCGCCGACAACGACCCGAAGGCCGCGCGTGACGGCGACTACACCTTCAAGATGCCGCAGCCGATTCCGTCCTACCTGCTGGCCATCGCCGCCGGCGACCTGGTGTTCGAACCGATTTCCGGCCGTTCCGGCGTCTGGGCCGAGCCGACCATGGTCAACAAGGCCGCCAAGGAATTCGAAGACACCGAGAAGATGATCGGTGCCGCCGAGAAGCTGTACGGCGAATACCGCTGGGGCCGCTACGACATGCTGGTGCTGCCGCCGTCGTTCCCGTTCGGCGGCATGGAGAATCCGCGCCTGACCTTCGCCACCCCGACCGTGATCGTCGGCGACAAGTCGCTGGTCTCGCTGGTGGCCCATGAGCTGGCGCACAGCTGGTCGGGCAACCTGGTGACCAACGCCAGCTGGAAGGACATCTGGCTCAACGAAGGCTTCACCACCTACGTCCAGGGCCGCATCACCGAAGCCCTGTACGGCAAGGAGATGGCCGAGATGGAGAAGCAGATCGACCAGACCGATCTGCTGGCCGAAGTGAAGGACATGAGCCCGGCCGACCAGGCGCTGGCACTGCCGCCGCTGAACGAGCGCGACCCCGACGAAGCCCTCAGCCAGGTCGCCTACGTCAAGGGTTCGTGGTTCCTGGAGTTCCTGGAACAGCGCTTCGGCCGCGAGACCTTCGATCCGTTCCTGCGCGGCTGGTTCGATGACCACGCGTTCCAGAGCGCGAATACCGACCAGTTCGTCGCGTACCTGAAGAAGAACCTGCTGCCGAAGAATCCGTCGGCGGTCACCGAGGCCGAACTGAAGGCATGGCTGGACGAGCCGGGCATTCCGGCGTTCGCGGCCAAGGCGCAGTCGCGCAACTTCAGCAGCGTCGATACCGCGCGTATCGCCTTTGCCAGCGCCGGCACCGTGCCCAGCAGCCAGGTCATCGCCGACTGGAGCACGCAGGAATGGGTCCGCTTCATCGACGGCCTGGGTGCCACCCAGCCGCTGGACAAGCTGGCCACGCTGGACAAGGCGTTCCACTTCACCGGCACCCCGAACGGCGAGATCGCCATGCGCTGGTACCCGCTCACCCTGCGCAGCGGCTACGAGCAGGCCAATGAAGCGGCCAGTGCCTTCATCGAACGTGTCGGCCGTCGCAAGCTGATCCTGCCGATCTACGCGGAAATGGTGAAGACCCCGAAGGGGCTGGAGCTGGCCAAGCAGGCCTTCGAGAAGGCCAAGCCGGGCTACCACCCGATCACCACCGCCTCGGTGCAGGACATGCTGTCCAAGGCCGAAGCCAAGTAA
- a CDS encoding HAD family hydrolase, which translates to MAATAPALSAVRHWVFDMDGTLTVAVHDFARIKRELGIPASVDILAHLTDLPAAEAAPKHAWLLDHERGLAEDAVAAPGAVALLRALAAAGCRLGILTRNDHALAKLTLQAIGVGDLFDDAGIIGRDEAVPKPSPDGLQQHLRHWGIAAAEAVMVGDHAYDLDCGRAAGARTVLVNLPDNPWPGRADWHFADCRALLAAWQQNR; encoded by the coding sequence ATGGCGGCGACCGCCCCGGCATTGTCGGCGGTCCGCCACTGGGTGTTCGACATGGACGGTACGCTGACCGTGGCCGTGCACGACTTCGCCCGCATCAAGCGCGAGCTGGGCATTCCCGCCAGCGTGGACATCCTGGCGCACCTGACCGACCTGCCGGCGGCCGAGGCTGCACCGAAGCACGCCTGGCTGCTGGACCATGAGCGTGGCCTGGCCGAAGACGCCGTGGCGGCGCCTGGGGCAGTGGCGCTGCTGCGCGCGCTGGCGGCGGCCGGTTGCCGGCTCGGCATCCTGACCCGCAACGACCACGCGCTGGCGAAGCTGACGCTGCAGGCGATCGGGGTCGGTGACCTGTTCGACGATGCCGGCATCATCGGCCGCGATGAAGCGGTACCCAAGCCCTCACCGGATGGATTGCAGCAGCACCTGCGGCATTGGGGCATTGCGGCGGCGGAGGCGGTGATGGTGGGCGACCACGCCTACGACCTGGACTGCGGCCGTGCCGCCGGTGCGCGTACCGTGCTGGTCAACCTGCCGGATAACCCGTGGCCGGGCCGCGCGGACTGGCATTTCGCCGATTGCCGCGCCCTGTTGGCCGCCTGGCAGCAGAACCGGTAG
- a CDS encoding carbohydrate kinase family protein translates to MSALICGSLAFDTIMVFPDQFKNHILPDKVHILNVSFLVPRMRREFGGCAGNIAYNLHLLGGEPIPMGTVGSDFGPYREHFDALGIDLSRVRVIDELFTPQAFITTDHDNNQITAFHPGAMMRSYENHVRDVPGVSLGLVGPDGREGMIQNALEFHEDGVPFIFDPGQAMPLFNGPELRQFIEQADYVVVNDYESNLLQERTGWNEKEIVSRVKAYITTRGPKGAVIHTPEKSYDIPPAHERRVVDPTGCGDAFRAGLIYGIQKGFDWLTIGRMGNLMGALKVEHPGTQNQRFTFDEFNEQFKQQFGYALSV, encoded by the coding sequence ATGTCCGCTCTGATCTGTGGTTCTCTTGCCTTCGACACCATCATGGTGTTCCCGGACCAGTTCAAGAATCACATCCTGCCGGACAAGGTGCACATCCTGAACGTGTCGTTCCTGGTGCCGCGCATGCGCCGCGAGTTCGGAGGCTGCGCCGGCAACATCGCCTACAACCTGCACCTGCTGGGCGGCGAGCCGATCCCGATGGGCACGGTGGGTTCGGACTTCGGCCCCTACCGCGAGCACTTCGACGCGCTGGGCATCGACCTGAGCCGTGTGCGGGTGATCGACGAGCTGTTCACCCCGCAGGCGTTCATCACCACCGACCACGACAACAACCAGATCACCGCCTTCCACCCGGGCGCGATGATGCGTTCCTATGAAAACCACGTGCGCGACGTGCCCGGCGTGAGCCTGGGCCTGGTCGGCCCGGACGGCCGCGAAGGCATGATCCAGAACGCGCTGGAGTTCCACGAAGACGGCGTGCCGTTCATTTTCGACCCCGGCCAGGCCATGCCGCTGTTCAACGGCCCGGAGCTGCGCCAGTTCATCGAGCAGGCCGACTACGTGGTGGTCAACGACTACGAGTCGAACCTGCTGCAGGAACGCACCGGCTGGAACGAAAAGGAGATCGTGAGCCGGGTCAAGGCCTACATCACCACCCGTGGCCCGAAGGGCGCGGTGATCCACACCCCGGAAAAGAGCTATGACATCCCGCCGGCGCACGAGCGCCGCGTGGTCGATCCGACCGGCTGCGGCGATGCCTTCCGCGCTGGCCTGATCTACGGCATCCAGAAGGGCTTCGACTGGCTGACCATCGGCCGCATGGGCAACCTGATGGGCGCGCTGAAGGTCGAGCACCCGGGCACCCAGAACCAGCGCTTCACCTTCGACGAGTTCAACGAGCAGTTCAAGCAGCAGTTCGGTTACGCGCTCAGCGTGTAA